A genomic stretch from Bos javanicus breed banteng chromosome 29, ARS-OSU_banteng_1.0, whole genome shotgun sequence includes:
- the SLC22A8 gene encoding organic anion transporter 3: MTFAELVDRVASNGPFQFLHTVLLGLPIIGMANHNLLQIFTAATPIHHCRPPPNASAGPWVLPMGQNGKPETCLRFAYPSNASLPNDTQGATEPCLDGWTYDVNSRDSIVAEWDLVCNSKKLKELAQSIFMAGILIGGLVLGALSDRFGRKPILTCSYLLLAASGSGAAFSPTFPTYTVFRFLCGFGISGITLSTVILNVEWVSTRMRAIKSIAVGYFYTFGQFVLPGLAYVIPQWRWLQLTVSIPFFAFFLLSWWLPESIRWMVLSGRSSKALKTLRQVAAFNGKKEEGKKLSLEEIKLNTQKEVALAKAKRSVADLFRTPVLRRMTFCLSLAWFSTGFAYYSLAMGVEEFGVNLYILQLIFGGVDVPAKFITTLAISYLGRHTTEAALLLLAGGCILSLIFVPADLMTLRTVLAVFGKGCLSGSFSCLFLFTSELYPTVTRQTGMGISNMWARVGSMTAPLVKITAELKPFIPNVIFGSIALLGGSAALFLPETLNRPLPETIEDVENWSLRTKQSKQAPEAEKASQRIPLQPHEPGLDPS; the protein is encoded by the exons ATGACTTTTGCCGAGCTTGTGGACCGCGTGGCCAGCAACGGGCCATTCCAGTTCCTGCACACGGTCCTGCTGGGCCTCCCCATCATCGGCATGGCCAACCACAACCTGCTACAGATCTTCACAGCTGCCACCCCCATCCACCACTGCCGCCCTCCACCCAACGCCTCCGCGGGGCCCTGGGTGCTCCCCATGGGCCAGAATGGGAAGCCTGAGACGTGCCTCCGTTTCGCATATCCATCCAACGCCAGCCTGCCCAATGACACCCAGGGGGCCACCGAGCCCTGCCTGGATGGCTGGACCTATGACGTCAACTCCAGGGACTCCATCGTGGCTGAG TGGGACTTGGTATGCAACTCCAAAAAACTGAAGGAGCTGGCCCAGTCTATCTTCATGGCAGGCATACTGATTGGCGGGCTCGTGCTGGGAGCCCTGTCTGACAG GTTTGGCCGCAAGCCCATCCTGACCTGCAGCTACCTGCTGCTGGCGGCCAGCGGCTCAGGCGCAGCCTTCAGCCCCACCTTCCCCACCTACACAGTCTTCCGCTTCCTGTGTGGCTTCGGCATCTCAGGCATTACCCTGAGCACCGTCATCTTGA ATGTCGAGTGGGTGTCCACCCGGATGCGGGCCATCAAGTCGATTGCAGTCGGTTACTTCTACACCTTTGGACAGTTCGTTCTGCCCGGCCTGGCCTATGTCATTCCACAGTGGCGCTGGCTCCAGCTAACCGTGTCCATTCCCTTCTTTGCCTTCTTTCTGTTGTCCTG GTGGCTGCCAGAGTCCATCCGCTGGATGGTCCTATCTGGAAGATCCTCCAAGGCCCTGAAGACACTCCGGCAGGTGGCAGCCTTCAAcgggaagaaggaggaaggaaagaaactcaGCCTGGAG GAGATCAAGCTCAACACGCAGAAAGAAGTGGCCTTGGCCAAGGCCAAGCGCAGCGTAGCTGACCTGTTCCGGACACCCGTCCTGCGCCGAATGACCTTCTGTCTTTCCCTGGCCTG GTTTTCCACCGGTTTTGCCTACTACAGTTTGGCTATGGGCGTGGAGGAATTTGGAGTTAACCTCTACATCCTCCAGCTCATCTTTGGCGGGGTCGACGTCCCAGCCAAGTTCATCACTACGCTGGCCATAAGCTATCTGGGCCGGCACACCACTGAGGCTGCTCTTCTGCTCCTGGCAGGAGGGTGCATCCTGTCGCTCATCTTTGTGCCTGCAG ATTTGATGACCCTGAGGACGGTACTGGCTGTGTTTGGGAAGGGATGCTTATCCGGCTCCTTCAGCTGCCTCTTCCTCTTCACAAGCGAGCTATACCCCACAGTCACTCG GCAAACAGGTATGGGCATAAGTAATATGTGGGCCCGCGTGGGAAGCATGACAGCCCCCCTGGTGAAAATCACGGCGGAGCTGAAACCCTTCATCCCCAATGTCATCTTTGGGAGCATCGCCCTCCTGGGAGGCAGTGCAGCCCTCTTCCTGCCTGAGACACTCAATCGGCCCTTGCCAGAGACTATTGAGGATGTAGAAAACTG GTCCCTGCGGACTAAGCAGTCAAAGCAGGCGCCAGAAGCAGAAAAGGCATCCCAGAGGATCCCTCTGCAGCCTCATGAGCCAGGCCTGGACCCCAGCTGA